Genomic segment of Coffea arabica cultivar ET-39 chromosome 1e, Coffea Arabica ET-39 HiFi, whole genome shotgun sequence:
agtacaAATATCTCAATTAACTTACGGTCCAAACAAACTTAGCAAGAATTCCCCACCTCCAGCTCTCCACTCGTCGTAGGTCATATTTTCCGGCGAAACGCTGCTGCTCCACCTCAACTCCTCTCCTAAGTGAGGAATGGAAGAATCAGCCATCGGAAGTTGGGAGATGCAGGAGTTTACCGACATCGACACAGCATCCGACTCCCTCAACAGCTCCGTCATTTTCCACGTCGTCACCGACATTCTCGCCTTCGTCCTCTATATGCACCATCAAATCCCTTCGTTTGCACactagcctcatctgctcttttttttttctttttcctttttcctttttccccttttcccgTTGACAGTTAAAGATTctgccaaaaaaattttttcaaattatacaATCCCCAACTAATGCATTCGTTTTTACTTTCTCTCCATAGTGTTTTGCAGGATATTAGCCTCGAATTTGACGAATTGCAGAAGGAGTACAAGGATTTGGTGAGTAGAGCCTACTTTTGTGCTTGTCATATTGATTTTCCTCTGAAAACCCAAGgatgtattttttaaaaaatttaattatggAATACTAGGAAATACTACTAGCTTCGCAAGCTGAGATGAAGGCATCCTTAAGGAGAAAGCACGTTTCCAGAAAGAGAGAGGTGAAGCAGGGTATCAGAAGACTGGAAAAATTAATCAACTCTGTCTCTAATTTCAAGACTGCTCTTCAGCTCTTGATCCCTCAGATTCCACAAGTTGAGCGGCTAATTCTGGTTCTTGGACCTAGTCCCTTAAGGCCCATACATCTCTATGAACTCTGTTTTTCGAGCGGAACAACTGTTTCCCCTGATTTTGTCAGAACAAAAGTGGCTGACGGAATCTGCAGAAAGGTTTTCCATCCCTCTTTCTCTGTTATCTCTCCGTCCTCTTTTATAATTTTCAGAGATTGGGAGAACTAGTGCGTCGCATTTTGTATCTGGGCTTGTCCTTCGGTTCTTATGACTTATTCACAATTAATTTTTGGGAAGGCCATTCGCACTTTGATCTCGGGAGGCGCTGGATCAAATAGCGACTCATATTCCGGTACTTGAATGTACATAATGTGTCTTTCCAAGGATTTAATAGTGTGTTATTAGCTAATTTGTTTCGATGGATTGAATCTAGGCCCTTCAAAGCTTTTCTTGTTGGTAAAAGCTCCCTCCTCGTTGAATTTGCCTTTACATTTTCTTCCCAAGCGTGAGTTCAGATACAATAAGAAGGTAAAACTATATTAGCTTGCTTTTCATGCAAATGGTGTTCCCATGATATACTGCCTTTCATATTTGTTTCCTATTTTGTCACTCCTACAAAACATTGTAGCATCATTGGTTTTTACTATCATTTTTGTTGATAGTGGCATTTCACTTGAAAACTTTGAGATTAGTGCATCTTTCTTAAAGTATTATTGGTTTGAAATTGCCTTGTCAAAATATAGAAAAGATTCGGCTGTAATGGGGAAACGTAATTCTGCAAATCACTGCATGATGTTAACTTTGATAAGAAtagtataatttcaaaagatcCAGTGGAAGTATCTCTGATGCCTTTGAAATTTTATGATGTCAGTCTGATTTATGCGTTAACTTTTCTTTGATGCTTCCTGACCCATGAAGCTTCGATATAGTgattttgtcatttgttgctGTTATTGCAACAGAGACCGATACAAAAGCATTTTTCCGTTGTTTTTTGTGCAGATAGCGCCATTTAAGTTGCGGTTCAAGTGCAGAAGTGAACAGCCGGCGTTGAATGCTCAAGTTGATGACCCTCAACCTGCTAGCTCCGTGTTGATGAATTCAACATCAACTGATAACGTTTGGTACTTTCTGTCCTTGCAAATGtaatgattttatttttaatgaGTTGTTAAGTTCGAAGACGATATCTTGGTTCTTCTACTTTGAATCACGAAACCTGTAACGAACTGATCCATTTCTTTAATCCCTGTTCTCTTCTGTATCAGCTTGTTGCCAATCTCTGAATTTAAGCAATGCGTGTCATCTCACGGCATTTGTAACATCATTCATTGTCAAAAAGCCTATTCCTTTGGCTTTAATGATCAGGCATATTCTCTTCAGTGTCTTTCCTTGGCTTCATAACTGTGCctattttcatttgttttgcaATTTTGTCCTTAGAAGTTAGAGCTCATCCActcctttgtttttttggtCAGTTTGGACTACAATTTAGCGCTCATCCactcctttatttatttatttatttgtcagTTTAGAGTACAATTTGGAGTATGTACTCTCAGATTAATGGCTGTTTAGATATTGGCCCAGTTGTTTGCATGATAATACTAAGTTTCATAATTAACTCAACATACCTATAATATTTAAAGAAAATTATATCGATTGTGGCTCAGTGATCTTATCAATTACTACCATTGTTTTCCAAGAGTGTTTAGCATAAAATGATTATGAAAGCTTTTGCTTTGGCATAGGGAACTTCTCTATTTATGCTTGCCATGTCTTCGCAAGGAGTAATTCTTTTTCAGCAAACTTTGCAGGTTTCAGTGTCGGCACATAATCAAGGGCCTAGCTTCCAAATCATTGTCAACTGAAGGGTGATGTTTGCCTCGTCACTCTTCACAAACTAAAACATGacagataattttttttgttgttacaGGATGCAGCAATGTTGTCCTAGTGGTATTTTTTTCTCTAATCCGGGATGCAGATGCAAAGAACATTTGgtagtttctttttctttctttaggtTTGGGAAGCATATAAAAAGGAAATGTGGCTTGAAGAAGCAATGAAAATTTCATTCATGCAATTCCTCTTCATTGTCAAATTGTTCTAGATCAACAGTTCTCACAAATCTGACATAGAGACTTGTACACATCTTTACCATCAGATTTGCTTCTCTATTTCCTGTACATCGGCGGACTCTTAGGGTAACTTGTTGATAcagattatttggaatattatttgaaatgtaTAGTACCATGTAATGGGGAGAGGAAGTGACTAGTATTTAAAGCATTCAATTAGCGGGTAatgtaaaaatgaaaaataatcaaCGAGACAACAAGAGAAAGAATAAACATATATAAATTATCCCTAAACTATTTAAAATTCCTCAATTAGTCCACTAAACTTTGTGGTTAAACTATTTATGCAACTAATTAAAACATACATTTTGTGACAAAAAAAAGTGCGATGCTTTGGTTGGTTGAGTGGCTAAAAGTGTAAGTaactaaatatatattttataatcgtTTAAATGACCATTTtgacttaaaaaaaaagttaagtgAGCAAATAGAGAATTCTTAATAGTTTAATCACTATTTTTGCCATTACCACCAGCCctcctccctctccctccccaCCAACCCAttccaaaaaaaacaaaaaaagaagaatcgGTTGCAACCCTACTATAGGAATTGTGAAATGGGCCTAAGGGTCTAACATAAGACTCAGGATTTAATGGATCGCTCTTGTGTCATTGGTTAGTTCTTTAGTCTTCCAGAAATCCAGACTCCTACAGTCCTACTTAAGCTAATTAGACCAATACGACAGCGTTAAAACTCCTATATAAACCGCAAGGCTTGAACAGGCAGAAGGAAGGGGAAACGCCATCTCCGAGACCGGCGAGTTTCTCTACGCCGTTCAGTCGTCGTCGTCGTCAGAGGCGAAAGCTTAAAAGCGTGAGAGTGACGCGATTGAAAGATGAAGTTCCAAATAGAAGACGTGACGGTTTATTTCCCCTACGACAACATCTACCCGGAGCAATATGCATACATGGTGGAACTGAAGCGTGCCCTAGATGCCAAGGGCCACTGCCTTCTAGAGATGCCGACTGGCACCGGTAAAACCATAGCCTTACTTTCCCTCATCACCAGCTACGCACTTTCCAAGCCTTCCAATCCGATCAAGTTCATCTACTGCACTCGCACAGTCCACGAAATGGAGAAAACTTTATCCGAGCTTAAGTTGCTCCACAATTATCAGTTACAACACCTAGGCCCGGCCGCCAAGATCCTTGCCCTAGGTTTATCTTCCAGAAAGAACTTGTGTATTAATCCTACTGTGGTTTCCGCTGAGAATAGAGATTCCGTCGATGCGGCTTGTCGCAAACTTACTGCCAGTTGGGTTCGCGAGCTCGCTGCTGAAAACCCTAGGATTCCGACTTGTTCCTTTTTTGAGAACTACGAGAAGTCTGCTTCTGAAGCCATTCTGCCTCCGGGGGTTTATACCCTGCAGGTTacctttttcttctgttttaaagccattttctctctttttcctccaTTAGTTCGTGGTCTGTAAATTTTGCTATCGGTGCATACAACTGGGGACTCTTGAGCTTCTAGTGATTTCTAGGTTAAGATGGATCTCAATTGCTGTTTTGATTATGCAGGATCTTAGAGCCTACGGGAAGTTGAAAGGATGGTGCCCATACTTTTTAGCGCGGCACATGGTGCAACTTGCAAATGTGGTGGTTTATAGCTACCAATATTTGCTTGATCCTAAGGTTGCAGGCATTATATCCAAAGAGATGCAGAGAGAATCTGTCGTGGTGTTTGACGAGGCCCACAATATTGATAATGTATGTATTGAGGCTTTGAGTGTCAGTGTGAGGATGCAGACACTCGAAGGGGCTACTAGGAATATCAATAGGATGTCTCAGGAGATAGACAGGTATGTACAAGTCAGAGTCAAGTGTCCATTGCCTTTCTATTTAAGTATGTTCTTCCCCTATATACACGAGCTGTCTTCTAGTCTGTACTTTAGAAGATCAGAGCAGTCTAACCCGTTTTGTTTGTATTTTTAGCAACTTCTATAAGTAACAGTACCCCTAAATTCTTGCAATTGCTGCTTGTTTTGAAAAATCTGCTATTTAAATTACTTGAGGACCATATTATGCTCTTCTCTGCTCATTGGTACTTGTACATTGTGAAACTCAAATGACGAGTTTAACAATTCCCTTTCTTTGAACTTTTTGGCATGGTAGGAAGGTTTAAGGCCACTGATGCTGGTCGACTTCGTGCCGAGTATAACCGACTTGTTGAAGGTTTGGCTCTAAGGGGAGATCTGCCAGGTAAGTTAATTTAGTATGGGCTCTACATCTGATAGTCTTCCACTCACTCTTGATAGTGAGATCACTTGGATTGTCTTTCTCTCTTGCTGCAGCTTCAGATGCCTGGCTAGCAAACCCTGCCTTGCCTAATGATATTCTAAAGGAAGCAGTTCCTGGGAATATAAGGCGGGCAGAGCATTTCTTGTCTGTTCTCCGGAGATTAGTTCAGTATATTAGAGGACGCTTGCAGACTGAAAATGTTGAAAAGGAGGGGCCTGTTGCCTTTGTTGCTTCTGTTAACACTCAAGCTGGAATTGACCAgaaaatgttgagattttgttATGACAGGCTTCACTCATTGATGCTAACTCTGGAGATATCCGACACAGATGAATTCTTACACATACAAACTATTTGTGACTTTGCGACACTTGTGGGAACATATACTCGAGGATTTTCAATTATAATTGAACCTTTTGATGAGAGGATGCCACATATTCCTGACCCAGTGCTGCAGGTATGCTTATGTCATGACCATCTTCCCAagctccccccccccccaccaacaaaaccccccaaaaaaaaaaagttttagaaTACAAATAAATTGCAAATGGTGAATACTTAATGAACAATATCACATATGAGCAGTAAAATGAGATTCCTTTTGTTTCTGTATGTCCTTTATTTGAAGAAGCAAGACTGTGATATAAAACATAGTGGGTACAGCAAGAAGACAAATTGTTGTTTCTTCAGCTCCTGCATTTACCAAGGAATCTATAATTTGGAATGTAATGgtccttttttttgggtggtCATTGTCTTTTCAATAACTGCattggaaaataatttttttctattAAATTTCAGCTATGCTGTCATGATGCTTCTCTTGCCATCAAGCCTGTTTTTGAACGATTTCAATCAGTTGTTATAACTTCTGGGACTCTCAGCCCAATTGATCTTTACCCACGTCTTCTAAATTTTAACCCAGTTGTTAGTCGAAGCTTCACAATGTCCTTGACTAGGGATTGCATATGCCCTATGGTCCTCACACGGGGAAGGTATGCCCTTTAACTATTGTAGTACATGTATTAGTTGccaatttttgttttatgatTAGGTTGAAAGTCTACTGGTTCACATCACAATATCATTCTTTTTCCTGTGGCATGTCATTTAGTGATCAGCTTCCTGTAAGTACGAAGTATGATCTGAGAAGTGATCCTGGTGTTGAAAAAAACTATGGAAAGCTTTTACTGGAAATGGTATCTGTTGTTCCGGATGGAATTGTTTGTTTCTTTGTCAGCTACTCTTACATGGACGGGATAGTCAATAGTTGGCATGAAACAGGTCTTCTGAAGGTGATAATAGCCTCTGATctttctcaaaatttccaaagAGAACTTtatctttatttctttttttctgtaaTTTGCCTAGTTTCCTTGTTCATTCCACTTTATCCTTGGTTTTCCTATTCTTTTATATTGAAGAGTATTCTAAATTGTAATTTATTGGCGAATGGTTCCTTCTTTTTCCCTGACATGTTACAGGAAATAATGCAACATAAACTGGTTTTCATCGAGACTCAGGATGTTGTTGAAACCACATTGGCTTTGGACAACTATCGCAAAGCTTGCGATTGTGGAAGAGGAGCTGTCTTTTTCTCAGTTGCGAGGTAGAATCATTGAACTCCTATCTCCCTTTCCTTCCACCATCAGTTCAGTACTTAAGGTGCATATATCTGGTGGTTATTCAACTTTTTGCTCGTTAAGTGGTTCAATTGATGAGGAGTATTCATGATCACTGCTCATTAGGGATGATCATATAACTCTAGTGATATCATCACATATGTCAGAACTTATGAGATTACTTCTGCCTTTGCTGTTGCTGCAGCATTAATTCATAAAAGAATTTTTTGTGTATTTGAATTGTTACTGGACTTGGTTTACTGGATTTTTGCTTGAAACTATTGCTGATATGCCCATCTTTAGAAAGTGATACCCATGTTTTAATTGCTGTTATGTAAATTCATGGTTTTCAGCAAAAGGCCTCTATGGAATATTGTATGCTAAATTGGCATCTTTCCTACCTTCTGTTGTAATGGTGTTATGCAATTTCTTCCTTGTAGAAGTTTCTTGTGAGCCAAGATGTCACACAGGATCAAGggggcctttttttttttgttggctaCTCTTTGGTGAATTTTGTCTTTTAGTCTGTTAGTAAGGGAGTGCTAAAGGGCTTGACTGTCTCCACTGGATTGACTCAATTACAGGGGCAAAGTTGCAGAAGGTATTGATTTTGATAGGCATTATGGTAGGCTTGTCATCATGTTCGGCGTTCCTTTCCAGTACACATTAAGCAGGTAACCTTTCTGCAGGGACTGAACCAGAAAATTTAATTTGAGGGGGGCAAAATGCATATGCATATAAACTTTCAAATCaacataatatttttttgaaaattattgGGGGGCAAATAGCTTAAAATACAtaggaattttaaaaaaaatttaaaattttaagggGACAAAATATGAATATCTAGAACTTGGAGGGGTGGGGCCCCACCTCTTCTcaacctccccccccccccaacggGGGCTTCTGTCCTTGTTTCTGCTACTTCTGTTATTGATACACGAAGAGATGTTTTCAGCATTAGTCGGCTTGCTTTTTGTGGGCACTAATACATGTTGACATTGTCTCAAGCTTTACAGCTAAGACGTTCAAAagattatattttttattatgccCTCAGCTAATGGTGGTTGACTTTAATATTCAAATGCTACTATTGACACTGGTCTTTTTAATCATCAATAAGATTCTACAATAGCCAGGCTATTTTTTTTCGAGTTTATTGGTA
This window contains:
- the LOC113733711 gene encoding general transcription and DNA repair factor IIH helicase subunit XPD, yielding MKFQIEDVTVYFPYDNIYPEQYAYMVELKRALDAKGHCLLEMPTGTGKTIALLSLITSYALSKPSNPIKFIYCTRTVHEMEKTLSELKLLHNYQLQHLGPAAKILALGLSSRKNLCINPTVVSAENRDSVDAACRKLTASWVRELAAENPRIPTCSFFENYEKSASEAILPPGVYTLQDLRAYGKLKGWCPYFLARHMVQLANVVVYSYQYLLDPKVAGIISKEMQRESVVVFDEAHNIDNVCIEALSVSVRMQTLEGATRNINRMSQEIDRFKATDAGRLRAEYNRLVEGLALRGDLPASDAWLANPALPNDILKEAVPGNIRRAEHFLSVLRRLVQYIRGRLQTENVEKEGPVAFVASVNTQAGIDQKMLRFCYDRLHSLMLTLEISDTDEFLHIQTICDFATLVGTYTRGFSIIIEPFDERMPHIPDPVLQLCCHDASLAIKPVFERFQSVVITSGTLSPIDLYPRLLNFNPVVSRSFTMSLTRDCICPMVLTRGSDQLPVSTKYDLRSDPGVEKNYGKLLLEMVSVVPDGIVCFFVSYSYMDGIVNSWHETGLLKEIMQHKLVFIETQDVVETTLALDNYRKACDCGRGAVFFSVARGKVAEGIDFDRHYGRLVIMFGVPFQYTLSRILLARLEYLRDTFQIKEGDFLTFDALRQAAQCVGRVIRSKADYGMMIFADKRYSRHDKRSKLPGWILSHLRDAHLNLSTDMAAHIAREFLRKMAQPYDKTGVMGKKTLLSEADLEKMGNSNLGEMF
- the LOC113733700 gene encoding uncharacterized protein, translated to MEESAIGSWEMQEFTDIDTASDSLNSSVIFHVVTDILAFVLYMHHQIPSVLQDISLEFDELQKEYKDLEILLASQAEMKASLRRKHVSRKREVKQGIRRLEKLINSVSNFKTALQLLIPQIPQVERLILVLGPSPLRPIHLYELCFSSGTTVSPDFVRTKVADGICRKAIRTLISGGAGSNSDSYSGPSKLFLLVKAPSSLNLPLHFLPKREFRYNKKIAPFKLRFKCRSEQPALNAQVDDPQPASSVLMNSTSTDNVWFQCRHIIKGLASKSLSTEG